taaagggttagttcacccaaaaatgaaaattctgtcattagttactcaccctcatgttattccaagcCAGTAAGACTTAAGGTTATCttcacacaaatgaagatctttttaatgaaatctgagagatttctgtccctccattgacagctacgcaactaccactttgacgcttcaaaaagttcataaagagatcgtaaaactaatccatatgaattgagtggattagcccaaattttctgaaagagacttgatcgctttatatgatgaacagattgaatttaggctttttattcacatataaacaataATCAaagtcaaagtggtagttgcgtagctgtcaatggagggacagaaatcactcaagatttcattaaaaagatcttcatttgtgttctgaagatgagtgAAAATCTTgcgggtttgaaacgacatgagggtgagtaattaatgacagaattttcatttttgggtgaactaaccctttaaataaggTAATTTTTCTTACCATATCTGTGTAGATGTCAAGGGCCTGACAGAAACAGCTTACTGCCTCTGTGTAGAGAAGTTGTATGAAATCAAACTCCTTTTGAAACAGAAACACTAAGAGATTTGTATTGTTCAGTATCGAAAACTAACAATGAGCGCTGTACCTTGAGGATCAGACTTTTTGAATGCATTGCCAGCATCAAGAAAGTTTACGGCTGCGTCGTGCTTGTTTTGCACCCGCAAATGCAGCTGTGCAGCTTTGCAGAAGGCATCTCCTGCGGCttaaatgaagaaaacaaaataacaatatgaATGACACGTGCTTATTGAACACCTTAATATTGTGATGCAAAAGTTGCTGTTTTGTACCACTCCAGTTCTTTGCCATCTTGAACATGTTGGCAGCTCTCACGTACATTTCACAGGCCTCCTCGACCTTGGAGGAACTCCTACAATGAAGAGGGGAGATTCACTCAAACCATTAGGTGGCGCTATGAGCATCTGTCGCCTGCATTCACAAAACGTGTTTTCAGACCTGATATGGCCAACATGAAGCAAGAGGACCCAGAAATCAGTGTGAAAACACAGGCCCGATATTGCTCAGTAGCATGGAAGTACTATATCAAAAATGAGAGCAATGCCACTGTTTACTGCAGGCTGTGTAAGACGAACTTTAAGTTCTCTTCAAATACAGCTAACATGATAAAACACCTCAGAGTGAAACATCGACTGAATATCCCCGCAGTAGCCAACGGCGGTGAAAGACTGTGCACGGAAGAGCCAGGCGAAGGCAGCATGGGTGAGTTTAAAAAGTATCAGACCAGGGCAAAAAGAGCGAGAAAGAGCGAAAAGAGCGCACTCTTGGTGTGCGTTGGGTTTGAGGGGCGTATGATTGAAAGCGAGAGGCAAACGGTGCATTCAGTGCGCGCAACTCTGTTTATTATGACGCTTTATACATTCAATGCGATGCTACTTGGCTAGCTGACCATTACACTTTTGTGCAAAATCTGCagactagaaaaaaaacacacaactgTAGTAGATTTATGACAGCAAAATGCGAACATTATATTACAAataaggcattttttttttttttaaataaattgaattaATAAACATGAACGATATCAACattgtttgttgcaaataaatactgtttgataccaagcactttagttagattttAAGGTGCAAAATTTGCACATTCATTATTGCTGAgatgcacaaaaaacaaaatgtttttttacccGAAAAACGTTCCGAACATCGAATGCGACGTTTTCATTTTCTTGTCTGCCTCAGCCATAATGGCCAAAGCCTCCTTTTCTTTTCCAGAGTAATCCATTTTGTCAGATTAGATTTGAACCGCACTGTAGGGAATGATATCCAAGCAATATCCCATTCACATCCCCTGAATGAAgttatttgttttattgacaCATCATGCGGAAATCGGAAGTAAATTCTCTAAGACTTTAGGGGCTGTCGCTAAATAGTTGTTTTCAAAATAACAGTTCACCGTGATGTGGTATTTAACTCATTACTTTTGTTTACATATACGTTAATGATTAATTTCACCAATTTTAGTTGAGTTACACTGGCTGCGCCGCGCAGTCATGCTATATAAACCTGAATGATAGACATTGTTCGCTTCTCTTGGCTGCGCGCACTTTATCCTGGTACCCTAGCGGGGCCGCGCTAAGCACGTCCAGTGTGTAGGTCGCAAACGCGCGGAGGATAAACAGGAATTCTGAGATTTTTTATATATGTTACTAATAaggtattatttattttcagattcGAAAATAAGTTGTACAAATAACAGTTGCTGAGTCGTGTACGGTTTAATGGAGGTAACACTCAGGCTGGAAGCGGATGAAAGCTTAATGGCCCGCACTCACGCCCGGAAGAACATCCAGTGACGTTTGATGTAAATAATAGCGGAATTGTTTCATTAGTATCATGTTGCATGGTTATTGTTCTCTGCCTAGATACTCTTGTGACGAGCAAAGAGCGCTGTGACTGATGTAGAGTCATTATCATAATACAAACCTTATAATTTATTCTACATGTTTCCGCGAGaaacaaaaaaatgcttttgaattGATTTCAAGCAGAGACGGCAGTGTGTGCTGTGTGACATGCTATACTTCATTCACAGTTATGTGTGCAACACGAAAGCTATATTGTAGCTGCAAAAAAGTCTTACTTTTATATAACCAAATGCATATATTTTGTTCTGGAAACATTTGTGCAGCCACACGTATTTTCACAGTGAACATAAAATCAGACCAAACTGCAATGTTTGTATAATGTTTTAGCTAGCTAGAAACTCTTTCAAGAACTGATTGACTCACAGTGACTTAGTGAGCTGAGAAActttgacaaaatattttaataagctTTATGTGAGTAATGTCATAgaatttaagggttagttcacccccccccccccaaaaaaaatctttcatttactcaccctcatgtcattccaaacccataagacttttttgtcattcatcttcagaacacaaatgaagatcttttgaACTAAATCTGTGCAAtatctgtccctccatagacagctacacaactaccactttgtcacttcaaaaagttcataaacagatcgtaaaactaatccatatgacaGCTATgccaactgacactttgacgcttcaaaattcatagattgtaaaagtaatccatatgaattgagtggtttagtccaaattttctcaAGAGGTACTTTATAtgctgaacagatttaatttaggtgtatattcacatataaacattcatcaactcacacatcagttgtggtaaactgaagctcaagcatgtttgcttgatgtgcaaaaaccaatgaggttcattctcgtgtgcaagaaccaatgaggtttgttcttgcatgtcaagcaggtttggttgagcttctgatTATGTTCGCTGATTAATGGTtagatgtgaataaaagcctaaattcaatctgttcatcatatataGCGATCGTGAcgcttcagaaaatttggactaaaccactcaattcatatggattagttttacaatctatGAATTTTAGTGTCAGTTggcatagctgtcaatggagggacagaaagctctcagatttcattaaagatcttaatttgtgttctgcagatgaacgaaagtcttatggctGTGGAATGacaaattaatgacagaattttcatttttgggtgaactatccctttaaggaaagggtcagaaatgaaaaaaatacacaGTGCTGATACTTTAGTTTTACGTGAATTGTGTTGACCCCCAGAAATCATCAGGTTGCAAGGACCACATTTTAACCTTGACATACCATTTCTATGAAAAGATATTTGTTACAAAAAACCTTGACATCACATTAAGGGTTTAGGATTAAAGTTTTATCATGTGTAATCTTGTTTTACTTAAAACactcattttaaatttatttctgttttaatttatcTTTCACCACAGACATGGATCTCCCACTTGAAAGGCATCCTGCAAGCCTCAGTGGTCAAAATCTTCGGAGAAGaatgcagcgttttttgccatTTTCTGATCGACGCACGTCGAAAGTGTGGAACCACTACACTCAGTTAAGTCTGCATCGAGTTGAATGCAACCATTGTAAGAGACAGCTTTCCTTTCACAACAGCACTACTTCCATGAGAGAACACTTAGGACGCAAACACAGCATTCGGGAAGGAGCGGTACCCCCTCACAACACAGCAGGCATCCCCACCCCTGCAGCGTTACACTCTCACATTCAGACCTCTTTACATGCCAACAGATGCAACACCACAGGCAATGTTGCATTTCAACCAGTGTTACCCGTTACTGTCAAAGAGGAGCAGGAAGAAGTACTGACAGCTGAGATGGGAGAGACCAAACCTGCTCGGACCACGTATGTTCCTGACTGTGCGGCAGGAAGCGGTACTTCTAGTTCAAATGTCATTGCACACCAAGATACAGATATGGGCTGCCTAATGTATAATTTCCCTGCAGGGGAGATGAGCAGCACTGCTGGAGGCAGCAGCATCCGCACTGGCACAAGAGCCTGCAGTAACAAGCGAGCCGAGGTGTTGACCGATCTTATCTTGGAGATGGTCTTCAGAGACCTTCAGCCATTGTCTGtggtggaagagagggggttcAAGCTCTTACTGAGTTGCCTAGAGCCTAACTACCCCGTGCCTTCTCCATCTCTGCTCGGCAGTCTACTTTGGCATCGGTACCACATCCTCAAGCAAAGCCTTCAGCAGCATCTTCAGACAAGTTTAGCTTCTCACTGTCTGACCCTCTGCACCGAATACTGGCGATCTGTAGATGGATGTGGGGTTGGCGGGGACGGTCAGTTCTACCTTACAGTCAGTGCGCACTTTGTGGACTCTCACTGGCGCCTGGCACGCTGCGTGCTCGAGACCCGACCGGTAGCCGAATTCAAGGGAAACCCATCTGAGAGAGGGCAAGCGAGCTTTGCAGACACCCTGAGAGGAGTCCTCTCCGAGTTCCAGCTTCCAGAGGACTCTGTTTTCTGTGTTGTGCATGACACCCCAAGTAGATCTGAGTCTGGGGGTCAGGAGAATATGACCATTGATCCGGAATATCAGCAAGAATTTGCTGGACCCAGCCATCCTCCCCCGAGTAATCTTCCGGAGGGATGGGCACCTCTGCTTTGTGCAGGACAGGCCCTGAAACTCTGTGTCCAGGAGGGACTTTGCGTGGAGACTGTTAGACAAGCTCTGGCAGATGCCCGTGCCATCGTCCTACATTTCCAGCATGATGTGAGCGCTTCCACAGCACTGAGCCAGAAAGCAGAGGCTGTTAATAAAGAGTCCGCATGCTTGGTCTTGAATGACCCAGGGCGCTGGACCACCGCTATTGAGATGTGCGAGAGTCTCCTGGAGCTCAAGTGGGTAGTAAGCTCTGTCTTAGAGGAGCAAAAAGTTGCAACAAATCTGGCGGATCACCAGTGGCGCCTTATACATGAACTGGTCCCTGTGCTAAAAACGGTTCGCATTGCGGCATCGTTTTTGAGCGAGGACATCAATGGACCAATTTCAGCCCTAATGCCGTGCCTCCAAGGAGTGTCCAGGCTCCTGGGACAGAAAATTGTGGAGTGCACCTGTCCAGTGGTGAGGGGAGTTATGGAGAGAATTCGTGCTGGTATGGACAAACGCTGGAGTTTGAGTGATGAAGATGCTCTTCTGGAGTGCCATGCCGTACTGTCCTCATTTCTGGACCCACGTTTTAAAGAGTTGCGGTTTCTTAGCCCTCATGCCCGCAGCAAGCTGCATGACAAGGTGAAAGAGCTGCTATCTGTTCAGGCTTTCACAAGCAGCAAAGGAAGGAATGGAGAAAGAAGACAAAGCATGGGAATGGAAGAGACTGTGGATGAAAGTGTAGAACCTGCAGATTTTGGATTGGATGATTCTTTGACAATTCCTGCAATGGCTTCTTTGGATTCTCCTGAATCGTGTGGCTCAGCAGAGGAAGGTGACAGCGTTGAGCTGCAGCCAAGCGAGCCCTCCGTTGCCATATCATCTCCAGAACAGGTCAATGAAAACGCGCTTGAGGTTGTTGGATCACCTTTCAAGAACACCAACGAACGTAAAAGACGTTCTAGTGGGACCAGTATGACCTCTCCACTGAGGGGAGATTTACAGCTCACGCCTCGAATACGAATGAGTCCTCTCCCACAAAGCATGTACGATATTCTTCTGGGCGAGGACCCTACTGAGCGAATGCCCGAAATTCACCAGCAGCTGGAGAATTACATTGCAGAGCCACTCTGCAAACGCAGCCTCTCGCCCCTGCAATGGTGGCGCAACAAGGAGCATCGCTTTCCTGCTGTAGCCAGACTGGCACGAAAATACCTGTCCATACCAGCAACTGCTGTTTCCGCCGATCGGACCTTTGCCCCTAGGGAGTCTCCGGTGACCCAAAGAAGGGCCACATTGGGGTCTAAACACCTTGATCATATTTTGTTTCTCCATCAGAACACTGATTACGTAGATCAACTGAAAGGTGGAACCTCTGTACGTGAAATTGACCAGTGGAACAATGTCAGTGGAAACCAAAGCAGAGAAAGTCTTTACCAGACTCTAGTGTCCTATGAAAGTAAGGTTCGTGTGCCTGAGGAAGAGTCATGATcactgtttgtttattttctggTTTAATTTTTGAACATTTCTTCTGTCACATCCCACAATAAGCTCCTtctaaaggattagttcacttcagaattaaaattttcagacaatttactcacccccaagatgtttatgtctttctttcttcagttgaaaagaaattaaggtttttgagggaaaacattccaggatttttctccatattgtAGAATTCAATGGGGTATAACGGGTTgaagtttcaatgcagcttcaaagggctctacacaatcccagacgaggaataagggtgtTGTCTAATGAAATGATTGGTAATTTTCTAAACAACATAAAATGCTCATCTTGTGCTGCTTTGCGATGCGCCACGCGTTACGTAATCaagttggaaaggtcacgcgtgacgtaggcagaagtactgAGCAAGTGTTTagaaagcgaacgtgcaaagactaagtcagccttcacaaaaaaagtaaaacaacgatgtcggatgattttgaagttggaggagaaaatgagatggagttttttgccccaccgcggtacttccacctacgcaTGACCATTATGTAATGTGTGGCGCAGAGCAGtgtaagatgagcatttgtggttaaagtatatacatttttatttagaaaatgaccaattgtttcgctagataagacttgtattcctcggctgggattgtgtagaggcCTTTGAAACCGCAAtgtggaccttcaacccattatGCCCCGGTGAAGTccaaaaatcctggaatattttcctcaaaaaccttaatttctttttgactaaaGAAAGAcaaagtaaattatcaggaaattttaattctgaagtgaactaatcttttaattaCATGGTTATCTGATGACTTCCATCATCAATGGGTTCTAGTTGCAAGGATTATGGAGAGAGATGAATACAGTTATGTAAATGAGTTTTGAAATAACACATTCCTTGTGCAAGGAATTTGTGACACTATTGTTTAATATGGTTTTTGGTCTCTAAGAGGCCTGAGGGTCTGTGTAGTTAATGTCTTGTGACTAATATAGATATTGTTTTACTAAATCTGTTTTACTACATTCTTAACTTGTCTCTACTGAATTACGCAATATGAGCACGAGCAATCAAGCTGCTGTTTTGAATATTAGTATGACTGTGATTTGGCCATAGGTCATCACAATCGTGCAGATATCAGGCTTTTTTTCTGAACCGTTCGCATACTCTGTTTTCGAACACCGCAAATCAAATTTGGTCAATTCTAGGCCAGGAAGTAACTGTTGTATTattgtttaatatgttttttttttttttttttttcaaattctgCATATAGTGTTACTTCAATATTATTGTCACTTTACAAAGTGTTGCAAGCATTACATGCATTGTTAAAGTAATGCATGCATTTAAACCACTTCCTCCTTTATATTTATGGGGGattggatattgacatgcaaaATTAGGTATTAGTAATCTTTTTCATACTTGCAACTTTAGAATTTTCAGTGTATTCTATCGGTAGCATGATCAGATTAAAGTGTTGTATGAAATATTCTGGAGTCTGGGAATTGCAGGTGGAAAATGGTGTGTTTTCAGttctcatttattttgtttaacaaATTTAGCATTactaaagtaaaacatttgttCTATTGGAACAGCACACAAAAGAGAAATCAGACAACCGAACACtttatagtaatattataaacagTAAACATGTTAAACATTGACATCATCAGCTGTTTTCAAAGGCATATGATAGTAAAACTGCAATTTAATAACCTTATTATAGGTCACGTGGATTGAAGATAACCTCAAATGAAAAGGGGAAATCAGTTGACTTGTAAAACTGTAGATTTATAATGAATTGGTAGGATTTTACAGTTCTGTTGTGCATTACTATCATTTAAATATACCActtttttactgcaaaaatgtgATAGGAATATTGAAAAGATGCATATTTCTGAAGTGAGAGAGAATATTGATTCTAAACTTAAGAGCATCACAAACAGTTGAATAAACATGGGAAAAGGAAACCCTTTTTTGTTTGAAACCCTGTCATACTACAGTCACTAATCTGGAACATTTTAAGAACTTCAAATATTGTTAACTTCTGTGCATTGTGCACTTCTTTCAAAATTTGAACAGAACAAATAAACAGTTGTAAATCCACTTAAAGATGGCTACTCTTTTGATGAGAACTTTAATTTGGATTACAGTTATGCCTAATTTCAGGGTCTATATTAATCTCTGGACAATGAGTTGAATGAGTTTACTGTAGTCTAAAACACACTTCAGCACTTCACACAGGATTCCTCTGAAACACCGAACAGACTTCAGTTAACTTCAGGCTTCAGCTCTGACCTGTGTCCTTTCATACCCGTTGCCATCTGGAGTTAGTTTCTATCCTGACTGAGGGGGATCTGTGGCTCTTCACATCTCTGTTGGATGTAAAAGGTAACGTGAATTTTAATGTGCCATTTAGAAATGTGCATTCTATGAATAAATATTAGAAAATGTTCTGTTGTTTGTTGCATGTTACAACCGATTAGAACAGAAGctcataaaaagttttaaatgaccaattaTAACTATGAAAAACAAGACTTTGAGTGACAGGATAGTGTcataaatgtgttatttttagtttaaagtgttagttcacccaaaaatgaaaattctgtcatttactcaccctcatgtcattccaaacctgtaagactttcgttcatcttcggaacacaaatgaagatcttttttatgaaatcggagctttctgtccctccattgacagctacgcaactacctctttgacgcttcaaaaagttcataaagggatcataaaaataatccatatgaattgagcggtttagcagttagttttctgaagagactcgatcactttatacgttgaacagattgaatttaggctttttatTCACTTATAAACATTCAACTCAcccatcagttgtggtaaacaaaAACTTAAGCATGTTTACTTGACCCATGTGAGAACCAAtcaggttcattcttgtgttacgcagcacgttttcTTGACGCGCAAATAGCTCAGTTACAATTGAGcttgtttatgttcgctgatcaatgtttatgtgaaaagtctaaattcaatctgttcatcatataaagcgatcaagtctcttcagaaaatttggaataaacagctcaattcatatggattagttttacgatctttTTAAAGCGTAAAATtgtcagttgtgtagctgtcaacGGAGGGACCAAAatcgctcagatttcattaaaaagatcatttgtgttccgaagatgaacgaaagtctggattggaacgacatgagggtgtgaTTAATTAAtagcagaattttaattttttgggtgaactaaccctttaacatcacaaaaagatttttttttttattgtgtcaCTCCATGTATTTGAGGGCATATAACTCCATGAGTGTGCTGTAGAATGTAGTGTCTCTAACCTGGCACACACCTTGCCCTCAGCAGCTGTTGTCTTCTGCTGTGTGTTTTCGTCTGTCTGCTCCTTCTGGAAAATAGTAGCAATGAGGACAATAGTAAATGAAGACAAATTCCACTATCATGAATATAGATGATGTATATGGAGATGTAATGACTAATAATGTGTTCATGTACTGAAATGAAACGTACAGCGTCCTCTCCACATCCATCCTTTTTAATGGCTGCTCGGCCACGTTGCTTTAACTTTTTCAGCTTCTTCATGTTATAGTAATACTCAACACACTGAGCTATTGATTTTGTCTGcaactaaaaaacaaaacatcaattTAGTATTTagaaacattaaagggatagttcaccaacaaaattaaaaaattgtcatcatttactcaccctgaagTCGTTTCAGACTTGTACGaatttttcttctgctgaacacaaaagaagatattttgaataatgttggtaaccaaccaatggaccccactgacttctatagtatggaaaaaaaatactatggaagtcaatggggtccattgAATGGTTATCAACATTATTCagaatatcatcttttgtgttcagcacaatatcacacttttgtgttttgttactcaccctgagtaaatgatgacagaattttcatttttgtgtgaactatccctttaaggcaatagagtgctgcagggatgatgtatttttgtaggacAACACAGAAGTTAGCATCACACTGGTTCCCTCAACGAAAAgccaataggatttttccattggcttttggattattacagaaaataagatctgtgaccaacaaaagtttatgattttTGCACATTTGTTCATCAAGGTaacatgaattttgaagcctaaagcCAATGagagtataaatataaataaaaggtTGTAAAGTTGAGTAGATGACTTTTCCTGtaacattcttttaaaacaggtaaacaaaaataaaaaatacaagtgGGGTATGACTcatgtattttatgttgtagaataaaATTTGAAAATAGCTTGAGCTTGTTAACCATAGccatttaaagtgcccctattttgcttttttgaatattacctttcatgtagtgtgtaatatagctatTTGTGAacgtaaaaggtctgcaaagttttaaagatcaaagatCTTTGAACGAATCATTTTCAGAGAAATTAGGTGATGTGCAATCTATATtgagaaaatgtaaatattttttgacCTTGAATgctgtaaacctattgtaggagacctgcgaaacaaaattaggaacctttaaaatagcataagaGGGGCACTTTAAAcgaaaacccattaaaaaaccCACTGATTTTGGCATGATAGAACTAGAACTCTAACTTGTTTAACTTGTGCTAACTTGTTTCCAGTTTTTAGGACTTATCACACTATAGGGATTTAAACAAACATTGTTACTCATCCATCAT
This DNA window, taken from Megalobrama amblycephala isolate DHTTF-2021 linkage group LG4, ASM1881202v1, whole genome shotgun sequence, encodes the following:
- the si:dkeyp-117b8.4 gene encoding uncharacterized protein si:dkeyp-117b8.4 isoform X1, whose translation is MANMKQEDPEISVKTQARYCSVAWKYYIKNESNATVYCRLCKTNFKFSSNTANMIKHLRVKHRLNIPAVANGGERLCTEEPGEGSMDMDLPLERHPASLSGQNLRRRMQRFLPFSDRRTSKVWNHYTQLSLHRVECNHCKRQLSFHNSTTSMREHLGRKHSIREGAVPPHNTAGIPTPAALHSHIQTSLHANRCNTTGNVAFQPVLPVTVKEEQEEVLTAEMGETKPARTTYVPDCAAGSGTSSSNVIAHQDTDMGCLMYNFPAGEMSSTAGGSSIRTGTRACSNKRAEVLTDLILEMVFRDLQPLSVVEERGFKLLLSCLEPNYPVPSPSLLGSLLWHRYHILKQSLQQHLQTSLASHCLTLCTEYWRSVDGCGVGGDGQFYLTVSAHFVDSHWRLARCVLETRPVAEFKGNPSERGQASFADTLRGVLSEFQLPEDSVFCVVHDTPSRSESGGQENMTIDPEYQQEFAGPSHPPPSNLPEGWAPLLCAGQALKLCVQEGLCVETVRQALADARAIVLHFQHDVSASTALSQKAEAVNKESACLVLNDPGRWTTAIEMCESLLELKWVVSSVLEEQKVATNLADHQWRLIHELVPVLKTVRIAASFLSEDINGPISALMPCLQGVSRLLGQKIVECTCPVVRGVMERIRAGMDKRWSLSDEDALLECHAVLSSFLDPRFKELRFLSPHARSKLHDKVKELLSVQAFTSSKGRNGERRQSMGMEETVDESVEPADFGLDDSLTIPAMASLDSPESCGSAEEGDSVELQPSEPSVAISSPEQVNENALEVVGSPFKNTNERKRRSSGTSMTSPLRGDLQLTPRIRMSPLPQSMYDILLGEDPTERMPEIHQQLENYIAEPLCKRSLSPLQWWRNKEHRFPAVARLARKYLSIPATAVSADRTFAPRESPVTQRRATLGSKHLDHILFLHQNTDYVDQLKGGTSVREIDQWNNVSGNQSRESLYQTLVSYESKVRVPEEES
- the si:dkeyp-117b8.4 gene encoding uncharacterized protein si:dkeyp-117b8.4 isoform X2, giving the protein MDLPLERHPASLSGQNLRRRMQRFLPFSDRRTSKVWNHYTQLSLHRVECNHCKRQLSFHNSTTSMREHLGRKHSIREGAVPPHNTAGIPTPAALHSHIQTSLHANRCNTTGNVAFQPVLPVTVKEEQEEVLTAEMGETKPARTTYVPDCAAGSGTSSSNVIAHQDTDMGCLMYNFPAGEMSSTAGGSSIRTGTRACSNKRAEVLTDLILEMVFRDLQPLSVVEERGFKLLLSCLEPNYPVPSPSLLGSLLWHRYHILKQSLQQHLQTSLASHCLTLCTEYWRSVDGCGVGGDGQFYLTVSAHFVDSHWRLARCVLETRPVAEFKGNPSERGQASFADTLRGVLSEFQLPEDSVFCVVHDTPSRSESGGQENMTIDPEYQQEFAGPSHPPPSNLPEGWAPLLCAGQALKLCVQEGLCVETVRQALADARAIVLHFQHDVSASTALSQKAEAVNKESACLVLNDPGRWTTAIEMCESLLELKWVVSSVLEEQKVATNLADHQWRLIHELVPVLKTVRIAASFLSEDINGPISALMPCLQGVSRLLGQKIVECTCPVVRGVMERIRAGMDKRWSLSDEDALLECHAVLSSFLDPRFKELRFLSPHARSKLHDKVKELLSVQAFTSSKGRNGERRQSMGMEETVDESVEPADFGLDDSLTIPAMASLDSPESCGSAEEGDSVELQPSEPSVAISSPEQVNENALEVVGSPFKNTNERKRRSSGTSMTSPLRGDLQLTPRIRMSPLPQSMYDILLGEDPTERMPEIHQQLENYIAEPLCKRSLSPLQWWRNKEHRFPAVARLARKYLSIPATAVSADRTFAPRESPVTQRRATLGSKHLDHILFLHQNTDYVDQLKGGTSVREIDQWNNVSGNQSRESLYQTLVSYESKVRVPEEES